GGTCGGCGAGGATCAGCTCGGTGTTGATCGTCTCGATGTCGTCCTTGGGCGAGACCTTGCCGTCGACGTGGACGACGTTCTCGTCCTTGAAGGCACGGATGACTTGGCAGATCGCGTCCGACTCGCGGATGTTCGCGAGGAACTTGTTGCCGAGGCCCTCACCCTCCGACGCGCCGCGCACGATGCCCGCGATGTCGACGAAGTCGACCGTCGCCGGGAGGACCTTCTGCGAGCCGAAGATGCCCGCGAGGACGGCCAGACGCGCATCCGGGACACCGACGACGCCGACGTTCGGCTCGATGGTGGCGAACGGGTAGTTGGCCGCCAGCACGTCGTTCTTGGTCAGGGCGTTGAACAGGGTCGACTTGCCGACATTCGGCAGGCCGACGATTCCGATCGTGAGCGACACGTTGGCGACTTCCCGTAGCTGGAGGGGGCGGCGGCCCGGGGATGGGCCACCTGACAGTTTACTTTCCGCTGAGTGGCACTCGATGTACGCGTGTCCAGGGCGCCCCGGAGGGCCCCTCCCGCCTAGTTTGGTGGCGTGGAGCCATACAGGGTGGAGCAGTACAGCAGCGGCCGGCGGTACGGGACGAAGCGCCCCGTGCGCCGGCCCCGGACGTCCCCGCCGCCGGGGCCGACGCCCGTACGACGGCTGCCCCGGCCCCGGCTGACCGGGCTCGGCGGGGGGCTCTTCGCCTGTGCCGCGATGGTGTTGGTCGGCGGGATCGACTGGCTGCTGTTCGGCTCCTCGCTGTTCGCCTACGGGCTGCTCTTCCTGCCCGTCGCCGCCTCGACCGCGCTCTGGGTCCGCCCGGCGGACCTGATCACCGCGCCGGTGTCCGTGCCGATCGCGTTCGCCGTCGGGGTCTGGCCCGTCTCGGGGGGCTCGGGCGGCTTCGGCGGGGAGCTGATGGGCATCGTGTCGGCCCTGTCCCTGCACGCCGGCTGGCTGTACGCGGGCACCGTGGTCGCCGCGCTGATCGCGCTGGTGCGCAAGGCCGCGCTGATCGGGAAGCGGAGGCTGCCCAGGCGCACGGCCTAGGCAACCGCCCCCGGTACCGGCCTACCCCGCCGGGCGGGCCGCCATCGCCGCGCCGACGATGCCCGCGTTGTTCTGCAGCTGCGCCGGGACGATCTCCGCCCGGATGCCCTCGATCAGCGGGAGGAACTTCTCGGGCTTGCGGCTGACGCCGCCGCCGATGATGAACAGCTGCGGCGAGAACAGCATCTCCACGTGGGCCAGGTACTTCTGTACCCGCCGCGCCCAGCGCTCCCAGGTCATGTCGGCGTCCTCCTTGGCCTTGACCGAGGCCCGCTTCTCCGCGTCGTGCCCGTGCAGCTCCAGGTGCCCCAGCTCGGTGTTCGCCACCAGCCGGCCGTCCGTGAAGAGGGCGCTGCCGATGCCCGTGCCCAGCGTCAGCAGGATGACGGTGCCGTCGCGGCCGCGGCCGGCCCCGTACGTCATCTCCGCGACCCCGGCCGCGTCCGCGTCGTTCAGCACCGTGACCGGGCGCCCGCCCAGCCGGCTCGCGAGCAGGCCCTCCGTGTCCATGCCGACCCAGGCGGGGTCCATGTTGGCCGCGGTGCGCGTGA
This Streptomyces sp. NBC_00539 DNA region includes the following protein-coding sequences:
- a CDS encoding DUF6542 domain-containing protein, producing the protein MEPYRVEQYSSGRRYGTKRPVRRPRTSPPPGPTPVRRLPRPRLTGLGGGLFACAAMVLVGGIDWLLFGSSLFAYGLLFLPVAASTALWVRPADLITAPVSVPIAFAVGVWPVSGGSGGFGGELMGIVSALSLHAGWLYAGTVVAALIALVRKAALIGKRRLPRRTA
- the ppgK gene encoding polyphosphate--glucose phosphotransferase; translation: MEIFGVDIGGTGIKGAPVDLDRGEPVHERLKLATPHPATPEGVADVVVEVVRHFEWDGPVGVTFPGVVTDGVTRTAANMDPAWVGMDTEGLLASRLGGRPVTVLNDADAAGVAEMTYGAGRGRDGTVILLTLGTGIGSALFTDGRLVANTELGHLELHGHDAEKRASVKAKEDADMTWERWARRVQKYLAHVEMLFSPQLFIIGGGVSRKPEKFLPLIEGIRAEIVPAQLQNNAGIVGAAMAARPAG